In Besnoitia besnoiti strain Bb-Ger1 chromosome I, whole genome shotgun sequence, the genomic window TTCAGAAGGTTTTGCAGAATCTGCAAAGAACATCACAGCTCCCTATTCTTGTTACAGGGCATAAGCAACCGTGGCGGAGTCCGTGGAGGATTCGCCTGCCGGGAGTTCGAGTTTGCAAGCCCATGGCGGCGACCACAGCACCAGGAATGCCAACGCTCACTTTGCGCTCGCTCGCTGGTGGTTGACAATCGGTATGTTCTGCTTTTTGGGAGCTCTCTGAGCTGGTACTTGCCGTGTCCTTTGCTGCTGCAATATCTCGCATTAGTTAACGGCGCAGAAAACACGAATTCGTCGAGCGGGAATCCTCTTCTAACTGTCCCACACACAGGAGTACGCTCATAGGCACTAATACTGGATGCGTCAGAAAGAGCGCATTAGCCTGGCTGTAGCTCTCACTCACAAGGCGGCGAATCACACAGCCCAGGGAGCTACTCCATTGGAGGGCGTCTGGCTGAACCAGTATCGGGTCGAGAGCCACTAAAGCAAAGTAGATTTCCGAATGGAAGGGGGTTTGCCGAGCTCATCGTGCATTTTGGGGGAGTGAACCTCTCCATCGTACACAGCCCAGTACGGTCTGCCCGAGAGTATCACTCCGCGACAGAGAACTCTGCCTGCCCATGGCTATGAGCCTACAATGGCATCTAAAACGAAAACGTTTCTGTAATCGCCATGCACTCCACTGCTGAGGATATTCGGTGTGTTGCAAGAAAAGCGGGCATATTGACGAACGGTAAAGCATAAGGCATCCCGTCCCCTGGAGGTCTCGTGTACACCCGCCTCAGGCGAAAAAATCCCATCCTCCGCGCTGGGAACGTTCCGCACCCCCCGCGCGCACGTTAGTTCGGAAATGGAGAGGCGTAGAGTGCATTTGCTACATCGGTAATCGCCTCGAGGTTGGCCGTAAACTCGGTCCCTTCGATGTGGTTCCGCTCTACCCATTCTTGGCTTGGCGGCACAGAGTCGGGACCTTGCCATCCTGCCTCGAGTTTATAAACGTTCACGCCTCCGATATTCACGACCTCGAAGGGTTCCACGAGATCTTGGAACTCCTCCATAGGAAAGTTTTCTCTCCGCAACaaccccgcctccgcctgccggCAAAGCTCCTCTCGCAgccagcgcgcccgcagcggcgaTGGCGGTTTTTTGTACTCGCGCGGCCGTTGTCCATTTGGTGCGTAGGAAGTCCACGCGCACGGAACTTCTCTTGGGGTGCGGATTGCGTCCGCTGCCGCTTCCAACTGGCTGCCAGGTGCTGCAGATATTGGGCACTCTTGTGCACACATCTGGCTGGTTGACTCGCGCTGACATCTCTGCGAATCGGgagcttctccgccgtcctGCGCCATAGGCCTTTCACAGACACCTCTGTGCTGCATATCGGTGCTGTGTCGGAGGAGCCGGCAAGGCTGGAGGCCCTGACCTCCGCCAAATTGACCGCCGGTGCTTCTCGCGCCCATGACTGTCTGACTTACCACGGCAGTCTCGCCCGCGTTGCGGACGCTTCGGTGACCGCATGCACTGTACGCGTTAACAGAACTTGGCGCAGTGGAAACAGGAGCGGAACCAGACCTCATGCGGCATGTTGCGGCGTTTGATGGCGTGACAcagcgcacgccgccgagacGGTGAGAAATGGGCTGAGGCAGCTGGAGCCTAGGACCTACGCTGTATTGCACGCTGGGGGACGGGGCCCGCGGCTCCACTGGGGCGATGCGAGGGCCTACTGGGAAGCCTGGCGCCGAAGGGTAAACTGGTACTGCAGGGTAGGCGAACAAGACAGCTCTTTTTGCGGAGGCTGCATGATCagcgggcgagaaggcggcggccgcgtggtGTAGAGCATCGATCTTTAAGAGTCCCTCGCGATCCATCAAGCTCGCTGGAGAGCAGGTCGGGTAGAAACCGCCGTCGTGAGACGTCAACGAATGCCCAGAGAAGCGAGGACCGCCCGTGTCTGAAACGCGAAGACTGAAGGCCGAGCTGGGGAATGCAAACGAATGGCGCCTGGGCGCGACCCGATAATCCGTATCTTGAGGTCTCATCGGTGACACAGGCGGCGGGCCTCGGGTGTAGAAATTAGCCGAGGACTGCGGGGGCCGCCACAGGTGAGGGGTCTGAGAACCGTCGGACGGGCTAGTCtgtcgcgcgagagactcTACCTCATGAGGCTCCGCTCTCATTGCgctcgcgagcctcgcgtCGAAGCAGAGTTGTGAGACCGCCacttctgccgccgcggctcgtgAGCCCGTACCAGACGCCACAGGGTGCGGAGGCACAGCAGGGACGCAgggaggcgtccgcgggcgccgattCATGGCGGACTTTGCCCGGAACCTCGACTCGTTGAGGCCttcaggagacgcgcgcaggcgagcctgcgcgaggccgcggctggcTTCCGCGGAGCcccggcgaggcggcagggggggcagccgccgcactgCCGGCCGCGATGGAGGACGCAGTAGCGGATTCTCCTTGGAAGGGCTGCATCCCTCCTCTGCTTGGCGCGGTGTGACTCCAGGTCCCCCCCCGTCGGTGCTCTGCCAGGAGAGCATGCAACTCGATGGAAACTCCGCCGAGCTGTTAGCGACTGGCGCAAACGGCTGGGTAAACGGTTGGGTGAAGCCACCGCAAGCCGAGTCTCCAGAATGAAGTGGATGGCCATCAGACGCCCGGacacgctgcagccgcaatacagagggagagcaggatcgcgggcggctcgcggctgccgcatgcTCGGCGAATGGACCCCGGAAGGAGGCCAGCCTTGATGCATCGTCCAGTCGCTCCCCCCGCCACGACGAAGCGGGACCCGCggcccgcgcatgcagctgagAAGAGGCATCTGGAGCCGCCGCCAAGTCCGAGAGGGTCTGAGTTACGAAATCAACCAGTGAGGCCGCCCCCAGTTCGATCGCCGTAGTCATGCTCCTCCCGACAGACGCCAGcactctctccgccgctgtcAAAGACTCCGCTGGAGCGCCAGAGTCTGGGCATTCTGTAGCatctcgcgcctcgtcgtcttcgtcagcctcgctgtcttctgtgCACGCCATTCCCTCAGTCGTAGGCACTTGGGAGTCGGCGCCTCTCGTGATCTCCGCCGCATCGCCTGTCGCCAGCACTAGGGCGGCTCCGCTCCGCTCGCGGTCTTCTGGCCCTGACGCCGATGGAGGCACGGcctcaggcgctgcagcatcgACTCCCGCGCGCTTGTCCAGacctgaagaagaagccccGCCTGATGGAGGCTGCCCACGGTTCGTGGATCGCCGCGTGCTTTCGGGCGCCGTGCCATCTGGATCTCTGGAGGAATTCTCTGGGGCATGCAGCGGGGGGGACTCCCCACGAGCCCCCGACTC contains:
- a CDS encoding hypothetical protein (encoded by transcript BESB_011210); amino-acid sequence: MSRETLSYDSTSPKLTTSLCPRSLAPSYKRFVISVKVSGPHSGVTEGSQVDHVGLAQVVLLSMSCLLRTNGWRYVMAKQRCLTEKGGQQQPPALVPGAAPGRLSAAGRNRPSPDCVPCLAVYGESLLDGPCGGGLDEDACHQSSEWCSSAPFHASEQRSDTEGSESQGRPYSDYREDGACVARYSCLRDPASAGAVYGGAAHTLFKPVNLHPKEPCMANRFTFQGNSVCMRRHDSTPVEHMAQSAASTVDGRLLTSVPAALKQAGFPRGSYLWHEEPSGGTPRSLSSLQKQRGPIEGDGRTSRTSSFLYLEAQEGDMLCAVEPASRDGDEGSSSPCSFAVSLLSAGSRASSASRASFPASPAFNFASAGEGLMEVSEGPGGLTALNEPLAAEESLKIEDVNTSQGLACATPASALPPRRSLDSDPTTPQSRSGIPVAEAFPRVRLPSRWETAAEAEGDSRSPLPGSDSACKDGCAGPQEESVSGDTRAPSLCVRRHNEPGRMTGDASEVDSHSPLLVAIGNQQASSALISELQEGAEKSQTPASPGDGCSGGVCSPSSGSAAGSASSPTATDVAVSLAAGRSVPCPAAASPQSSREFLSPLPACQGRANSTASGSGAASSGASVLLASALADVASFVSVGEEPPPPPSPSTSSPDQQASTAERILPKVSAPPETSAGRQAREQAVPGPASGDRGAARPSLETEESKTVESGARGESPPLHAPENSSRDPDGTAPESTRRSTNRGQPPSGGASSSGLDKRAGVDAAAPEAVPPSASGPEDRERSGAALVLATGDAAEITRGADSQVPTTEGMACTEDSEADEDDEARDATECPDSGAPAESLTAAERVLASVGRSMTTAIELGAASLVDFVTQTLSDLAAAPDASSQLHARAAGPASSWRGERLDDASRLASFRGPFAEHAAAASRPRSCSPSVLRLQRVRASDGHPLHSGDSACGGFTQPFTQPFAPVANSSAEFPSSCMLSWQSTDGGGPGVTPRQAEEGCSPSKENPLLRPPSRPAVRRLPPLPPRRGSAEASRGLAQARLRASPEGLNESRFRAKSAMNRRPRTPPCVPAVPPHPVASGTGSRAAAAEVAVSQLCFDARLASAMRAEPHEVESLARQTSPSDGSQTPHLWRPPQSSANFYTRGPPPVSPMRPQDTDYRVAPRRHSFAFPSSAFSLRVSDTGGPRFSGHSLTSHDGGFYPTCSPASLMDREGLLKIDALHHAAAAFSPADHAASAKRAVLFAYPAVPVYPSAPGFPVGPRIAPVEPRAPSPSVQYSVGPRLQLPQPISHRLGGVRCVTPSNAATCRMRSGSAPVSTAPSSVNAYSACGHRSVRNAGETAVVSQTVMGARSTGGQFGGGQGLQPCRLLRHSTDMQHRGVCERPMAQDGGEAPDSQRCQRESTSQMCAQECPISAAPGSQLEAAADAIRTPREVPCAWTSYAPNGQRPREYKKPPSPLRARWLREELCRQAEAGLLRRENFPMEEFQDLVEPFEVVNIGGVNVYKLEAGWQGPDSVPPSQEWVERNHIEGTEFTANLEAITDVANALYASPFPN